In the Setaria italica strain Yugu1 chromosome VI, Setaria_italica_v2.0, whole genome shotgun sequence genome, one interval contains:
- the LOC101775036 gene encoding photosystem II core complex proteins psbY, chloroplastic, producing the protein MATIATMALLKPAKIVARSALPPSTSGGVSLRSLAPKKQSALAVSSSPAAAAMAGAFFHALASSDAALAAQRVADVAAADAGSDNRGQLLLFVVAPAIGWVLYNILQPALNQLNRMRSQAVIAGVGLGAAATAAGMACAPEASAAVQDLAALAAAAAAPADDNRGLLLLIVVAPAIGWVLFNILQPALNQLNRMRSD; encoded by the coding sequence ATGGCGACCATAGCCACGATGGCCTTGCTCAAGCCCGCCAAGATCGTGGCGCGGTCGGCGCTGCCGCCGTCCACCAGCGGCGGCGTCTCTCTACGCAGCCTGGCGCCCAAGAAGCAGAGCGCGCTGGCGGTGTCGTCGtcacccgcggcggcggcgatggcgggcgCCTTCTTCCACGCGCTGGCGTCGTCGgacgcggcgctggcggcgcagCGGGTCGccgacgtggcggcggcggacgcgggcAGCGACAACCGGGGCCAGCTGCTGCTGTTCGTGGTGGCGCCCGCCATCGGGTGGGTGCTCTACAACATCCTGCAGCCGGCGCTGAACCAGCTCAACCGCATGCGCAGCCAGGCGGTCATCGCCGGCGTgggcctcggcgccgccgccaccgccgcggggaTGGCGTGCGCGCCCGAAGCCTCGGCCGCTGTCCAGGACCTCGCCGcgctggcggccgccgcggctgccCCCGCCGACGACAACCGgggcctgctgctgctcatcGTCGTCGCGCCCGCCATTGGGTGGGTTCTCTTCAACATCCTCCAGCCCGCGCTCAACCAGCTCAACCGCATGCGGTCCGACTGA
- the LOC101775441 gene encoding uncharacterized protein LOC101775441 has product MASGCGGRRGRKPRARARGKGKKTRYLSLSDVLIKVEAEAGTPPRSQEDEPAPVWEEAEVKQEDAGDGGGQQQPPQQVEPFALHNEASTLFAALPAPSLSDILGASAGGGDGDESPSPSASPDGGSGGSELPCAQEEDLARRALRGRERWVYCSSGSSPTATTATTSSSSPCSSAASTGASVRSLLLKLDYGEILAAWADRGSLYIGGGGGGADSDAAPELELNAVLVEVEPPEHAASAPPPPAPAAFAWTAAETEAAGRERAEKVRRYKEKRRNRLFAKRIRYEVRRVNAVKRPRFKGRFIKEHEDIKLQPT; this is encoded by the exons ATGGCGAGTggctgcggcgggcggcgggggcggaagCCGAGGGCGAGGGCGCGGGGCAAGGGGAAGAAGACCAGGTACCTCAGCCTCAGCGATGTCCTGATtaaggtggaggcggaggcggggacgccgccgcggtCGCAGGAGGATGAGCCCGCGCCGgtgtgggaggaggcggaggtgaaGCAGGAGGACGCCGGGGATGGAGgcggccagcagcagccgccgcagcaggTGGAGCCGTTCGCGCTGCACAACGAGGCATCCACCCTGTTCgcggcgctgccggcgccgtcgcTCTCCGACATCCTCGGCGCctccgctggcggcggcgacggcgacgagtcGCCCTCGCCGTCCGCGTCGCCGGACGGGGGTTCCGGGGGGTCGGAGTTGCCGTGCGCCCAAGAGGAGGACCTGGCGCGGCGCGCGCTAAGGGGCAGGGAGCGTTGGGTGTACTGCAGCAGCGGCTCCTCGccgacggccaccaccgccaccacgtcgtcgtcgtcgccgtgctCCTCCGCGGCGAGCACGGGCGCCTCGGTGCGGTCGCTGCTGCTCAAGCTGGACTACGGGGAGATCCTCGCCGCATGGGCGGACCGGGGGTCGCTCtacatcggcggcggcggcggaggcgcggacaGCGACGCCGCGCCGGAGCTGGAGCTCAACGCC GtgttggtggaggtggagccgcCTGAGCATGCCGCGagtgcgccgccaccgccggcgccggcggcgttcgCGTGGACCGCGGcggagacggaggcggcggggcgcgagAGGGCGGAGAAGGTGAGGCGATACAAGGAGAAGCGGCGGAACCGGCTGTTCGCGAAGCGGATCCGGTACGAGGTTCGCCGGGTCAATGCCGTCAAGCGGCCGCGGTTCAAG GGCCGTTTCATAAAGGAACATGAGGATATCAAGCTCCAGCCCACATAG
- the LOC101774368 gene encoding succinate dehydrogenase [ubiquinone] iron-sulfur subunit 1, mitochondrial isoform X1, giving the protein MAAAALLRRSPAARALLSPSLSSRLVASKPHSSSPAPPPPPSSAKAAAPNVKTFSIYRWDPDSPSTKPHLKDYQIDLSDCGPMVLDALLKIKNEQDPSLTFRRSCREGICGSCAMNIDGDNGLACLTKISSASSASTVSPLPHMFVVKDLVVDMTNFYSQYKSVEPWLKRKDPPPQEGKEIPQTKADRAKLDGMYECILCACCSTSCPSYWWNPEEYLGPAALLHANRLPLWGTLIKPKPNMFMHLQARGYHGIAEKRNLLDHKRRLLAEKYELRGKLYKSVCRDPDLPLDMREKFRYKLSKLPRNSSMTRLRNRCIFTGRSRAVYKKFRMSRIMFRTLANKGELTGVKKASW; this is encoded by the exons atggccgccgccgccctcctccgccgctcgccggcggcgcgcgcgctcctCTCGCCGTCCCTCTCGTCCCGCCTCGTCGCGTCCAAGCCCCACTCCTcgtcccccgcgccgccgccgccgccgtcgtcggcgaaGGCGGCCGCCCCCAACGTGAAGACCTTCTCGATCTACCGGTGGGACCCGGACTCGCCGTCGACGAAGCCGCACCTCAAGGACTACCAGATTGACCTCTCCGACTGCGGGCCGATGGTGCTGGACGCGCTGCTCAAGATCAAGAACGAGCAGGACCCGTCGCTCACCTTCCGCCGCAGCTGCCGCGAGGGCATCTGCGGGAGCTGCGCCATGAACATCGACGGCGACAACGGCCTCGCCTGCCTCACCAAGATCTCCTCCGCGTCCTCGGCATCCACGGTCTCGCCGCTGCCACACATGTTCGTCGTCAAGGATCTCGTCGTCGACATGACCAACTTCTACAGCCAGTACAAGAGCGTCGAGCCCTGGCTCAAGCGCAAGgacccgccgccgcaggagggCAAGGAGATCCCGCAGACCAAGGCCGACCGCGCCAAGCTCGACGGCATGTACGAGTGCATCCTCTGCGCCTGCTGCTCCACATCGTGCCCGTCCTACTGGTGGAACCCCGAGGAGTACCTCGGCCCAGCCGCGCTGCTCCACGCCAACAG GCTTCCGCTGTGGGGGACGCTTATCAAACCAAAACCCAACATGTTCATGCACCTTCAAGCTCGAGGATATCATGGAATTGCAGAGAAGAGAAACCTGCTGGACCACAAACGTAGATTGCTTGCAGAAAAATATGAGCTAAGAGGAAAGCTTTATAAGTCTGTCTGTAGGGACCCTGATCTTCCATTGGATATGCGGGAAAAGTTCCGCTATAAGTTGTCAAAGTTGCCAAGAAATAGCTCCATGACACGCCTTAGAAACCGCTGCATTTTCACAGGCCGCTCCCGTGCTGTCTACAAGAAATTCCGCATGTCCCGTATTATGTTCCGCACATTGGCAAACAAGGGTGAACTGACGGGGGTTAAGAAAGCATCTTGGTAG
- the LOC101774368 gene encoding succinate dehydrogenase [ubiquinone] iron-sulfur subunit 1, mitochondrial isoform X2 codes for MAAAALLRRSPAARALLSPSLSSRLVASKPHSSSPAPPPPPSSAKAAAPNVKTFSIYRWDPDSPSTKPHLKDYQIDLSDCGPMVLDALLKIKNEQDPSLTFRRSCREGICGSCAMNIDGDNGLACLTKISSASSASTVSPLPHMFVVKDLVVDMTNFYSQYKSVEPWLKRKDPPPQEGKEIPQTKADRAKLDGMYECILCACCSTSCPSYWWNPEEYLGPAALLHANRWIQDSRDQFTKERLDAINDEFKLYRCHTIKNCTHACPKGLNPAKQIDTIKKLQINS; via the exons atggccgccgccgccctcctccgccgctcgccggcggcgcgcgcgctcctCTCGCCGTCCCTCTCGTCCCGCCTCGTCGCGTCCAAGCCCCACTCCTcgtcccccgcgccgccgccgccgccgtcgtcggcgaaGGCGGCCGCCCCCAACGTGAAGACCTTCTCGATCTACCGGTGGGACCCGGACTCGCCGTCGACGAAGCCGCACCTCAAGGACTACCAGATTGACCTCTCCGACTGCGGGCCGATGGTGCTGGACGCGCTGCTCAAGATCAAGAACGAGCAGGACCCGTCGCTCACCTTCCGCCGCAGCTGCCGCGAGGGCATCTGCGGGAGCTGCGCCATGAACATCGACGGCGACAACGGCCTCGCCTGCCTCACCAAGATCTCCTCCGCGTCCTCGGCATCCACGGTCTCGCCGCTGCCACACATGTTCGTCGTCAAGGATCTCGTCGTCGACATGACCAACTTCTACAGCCAGTACAAGAGCGTCGAGCCCTGGCTCAAGCGCAAGgacccgccgccgcaggagggCAAGGAGATCCCGCAGACCAAGGCCGACCGCGCCAAGCTCGACGGCATGTACGAGTGCATCCTCTGCGCCTGCTGCTCCACATCGTGCCCGTCCTACTGGTGGAACCCCGAGGAGTACCTCGGCCCAGCCGCGCTGCTCCACGCCAACAG GTGGATACAGGACAGCCGCGACCAGTTCACCAAGGAGCGCCTGGACGCCATCAACGACGAGTTCAAGCTCTACCGCTGCCACACCATCAAGAACTGCACCCACGCCTGCCCCAAGGGCCTGAACCCGGCGAAGCAGATCGACACTATCAAGAAGCTCCAGATCAACAGCTAG